The Nitrospira sp. sequence TCGGCCAGTGTGCCGGCGCGAGGGCCATCGATGCTCACCGCCCCTGCCTCGTTCATGAGGACACCGGTCCGCCGTCCTTGCGCTTTCCAATATTCGAGCAAACGCATCAACAGCGTGGTCTTGCCCGCGCCAAGGGAACCGCAGAGAATATAAAACGGAACGGGAAGCGAGGCCATATCCCTCCTCAATCCAACTATACATTCTACCGGGATATGGCGAGAACCTGAAGAGGATCGACCATACCGCCATTGGGCGGAAAATTTAACGCCGTTCTGATCGGGCGATGACCATCATGAAAAATTAGGTGATGCATCCTGCCGGCTGGAGAAATCCGGCCGGGCTAGTGTATTTTGGAGCCTGAAATGGTGTGACGCTTAGCTTCTTGGTCGTAAGATAGAAAGAGACTGTCGAACCGGCATGCAGGGCTTCAGCCTAGCGAGGAGGTAGGTATGATACCACTTCTTGTCCGATTGATGAGTGGAACTGTACTGGTAGGTATAGTGATCGCGATACTTTCACAGCCGGTTTTGTCCTCCGAAAGCGGCAAAGCTTGTAGTTTGGTCACGTCGTCGGATATTGAATCCGTTCTTGGGTCGACCGTCACGTTGAATGCCGGCCAATCAATGCCGGGAGGACGTGCCGAACTCTGCGCAGGAGAAGCGCCAAGCGCCAAAGTCCTGCTGCGGTTAGTGAACGGCCTTGATCCTGGGAGAGACCGATCAGGCCGCAAGGAAAAGGCCGGTCTGGAAATGATGAAAAACATGGGGGTACAGATTGAAGTAAAAACCGCCGGACCCATTGTTTGCTCCACGTTGGTTCCGCCAGCCGGAAAGGAGCAGATAGGCTATAACACCACCTGTACGGTGAACAAAGACAAAGCAATGGCGGCCATTGAAATCACGGTGAACAACAAGTCGGACATGGTTCCTATCGACAAATTATTTCCATTGGCCGAAAAGATGTCCGGCCGATTCTAGGGGGCCGGAAATGCAGTGGGAATTGGGATGGTCGCAGTGACGATGCCGTGGTTCGGTTATCGAGCAGACCAGTTGATGGACAGACAAAGGCGAAGAACGCCTGCGAAATGGTGAAGCGACGGTTAGTGCTGGTAGCAATTCCTAACCGGATCATCCGGCGGTGAATCGTGGGCGCAGTTCGGGCCCATGGGCCGTGGCGCCCGAACATAGCCTTCTACCGTATGGTTTTTTTCTAAGATCTCAAAATGAGACTCGTGACACGATCCTGAACATCCGGTCGTGGTCGGCAATGGGTTGTTCAGGGCCACGGATTTCCCGCCGACCGGGATAAAGCGCGGATAGGATATTGTTGTTGCGCCGAACGTTAACCATCCCTGTTGCGGCGACTGCTCGACACGGGTGGTAAATGTCGGGCGTACGCGCTCAGGTCTCAACACCGTTGCCCAGGTGGGATCGTCAGGGGCGACCAAGAATGCGTTGTTCCCGCGATGACATTCGGTGCACGCCACAGTCCCGAGAGCGAATCCTTGGACGGGGTCTCGGAGCGAAGATAGCTGTACCTCGGTTGCCTCGGGTGTCCACTGTGTACGCGATGAACTCGGGTCGTTTCCCCAAAAACAGGCATGCCCTGTCGTGGCGCTTTGACAGATAATCTGGAATGATCCACCATTTCGTCCAAGCGCGATGCAGGCGCCTCTCACGTTTGGTGAGGCGTACGACCAGACGCTTGCGAATGCAGTGTGATCGACCGGTGCCTGCTCCGGACTATTGGGCGTCAGCAGGATGGTCTTGAGATTGCCGTGGCTTTCCCATTCGGAGGAAGACTGCTTCCAATCAGGTGGAACCGGCACACCTCTCGCGCGGCACGATTCCATGTAATCGCCTTCGACCGTGACGCCCAAGATCGCTGTCTGAGTTGCACCAGGCGATCGGGAGTTCCCCGCTTCTTTCGGTGGCTCGACGAACAAGCAGCCTGCGAGGAGTAGGCAGACCGAGGCCATGACATATGATCTGAGAAAACTCCCTGTTGTTCCAGAATACCTGGCACTCATCTCCGCACGTGCTGTATGGCGTTATGTGAGTAGGGTGCCTGATTATACATCACGGGGGCTGATGTCAAGGGCTCCTTTGGCCGGTTGTATTCTGTAGCGGCTACGCGCCGCTCTTCGCTCGGGGTACTACTGCACACGTTCTTGCGATAGAGAAACTATACCGGAGGCTTTCTGATTTACCAGCGCGTCTGCGGAATAACCGTGTCAGTCCTACCTGGTTTGGACCATCGGAAGTTCACGTGAACTTTCTGCTGCTCGCTGAATCCGCAGACGTTCGAGACGCGAGGCTTCGAACACGTTGTGGAGCATGTCATCCGCCACCTGGGTCAGCTGCGCCGCGGCATCTTTCATGTCGGCGTGCTCGACCAAACGCGAGACCACTTCGGCTTTGGTAGCACCTTTCTTCTGACCCATGAAGGGCTTGAGGAGGAGATAGACCACGTCTCGCACCGGCATATAGCGAAAGAAGCGGCGGAGGAGCTGAAAGGTTTGGACGGGGTAATGGATGAGTTTATAGAGAAACAGTTTTTTGATTCCTGCTTGTCGCACGCGGTTGATGGTTTCACCTGAGAGACAGGTTGGATCGATTTCTGAACATTTAAAATATTTGAACCAATCCGTGGATTCGTTGACCAGCCCGCGTTTGACGTATTCCTGCCACAAGGGTGTGCCCCGATAGACACAAAGCCGGTTGAACCCGAAGGTATCGAGGGGAAGGGCTGATGCGAAGTCGAAGGTGGCCTCCATATCCTCAATCGTCTCGTCCGGATTGCCCACCGTGAAAAATCCGTGCACGATCTCCACGCCGGCCTTTTTTGCATTCTTGACGGCGGTGGTGACCTGGTCCAGCGTCTGTTCCTTTTTCAAGCGATCGAGAATCTTCTGGCTGCCGCTCTCGATGCCGAACATCATGGCGCCGCAATTGGCCTTCGCCATGGCCGGAAACAGATGTTGGGCGACAGAATCCACACGCCCCTCAATGCCCCATCGGATCGACAGCTTTGCTTCCATGATCCCGTTGCAAATCGCCTCGATTCGCTTGGGCTGGAGCAGGAAATGATCGTCGACAAAACCGACGGACTCATAGCCCAGTTTTTCCAGATACTTGAGTTCCGCGACCACATGCTGTGGGCTACGGGCTCGCCATTTCCCTTCGTTGAAGATCGGAATGTCGCAAAAAATACAGGGCCAGGGGCACCCTCGAGAGGTTTGCATGGTCGTGAACCGTCTCATCGAGAGAACCACGGGTACATCTAATGGCATGGACTCGACATAGTCGAGTTTCAAACTCTCACGATCCGGGAAGGGCCACTGATCCAGTTGCCGCTCCATGGAGCGATTGGGATTGTGGACGACCTGCCCGTTCTTCATCCACGTCAGACCCGCGACATCTTGCGGGTTCTCGAAGTTCGCCAGCAGATCGAGCAGCAACTGTTCACCGTCCCCCCGACATACATAATCAACTTCGGGACATTGCAATTTCACCAATGGCGCATTCAGGCTGGCGAACACACCGCCGAACGCGAGCTTCACAGCCCGATTGGTTGCACGAATCTCCCGTGCAAGCATCTTGGCGTAGGGATAGCTCGTGGTACTGAGAAAACTGAGGCCGACCAGCGCCGGTTGCTCTCGATTGATTTGATCGATAATGACTTGGTTCGGGGTGTCGGGGTTGGCCTGATCGAACATCACACATTCGTGTCCTGCCTGCTTGATGACGGACGACAACGACATGATGCCGATGGGAGGAAACCCCATGACGCGAATATTGCCGTTCGTGGCGCGTGTTTTAGCGGGTAGTGCGTAGAACTGTGGATCGCGAACGTGGATCAGGTAAACGAGCATACCGGCCTCCCAACGTGGAATGGTTCCTACGGGCTACACTGCGAAGTGTGTTTTGTCGTCGGGACAACGCCGGGTCACGTCACCCGCACCTCGGTTCCAGTCTCTTTTTAGAAAAACCAAAGAGAATTCAATCGAAGTATGCCTGGGCAGAATTTGGCAGACTGGTCAAAATTGCTCACTTTTAGGAGAGATGAAGGATCCAGGAAGCTCTGCTCCACGAGCCCTACAGAATCGAATCGTGTATGGAGCTGCGGGCTGACTCTGGATGGCCTGCAGCAAGTGCGCGAAGTACCTCATCCCCATACGCCAGCAAGCTCTCTGCGTCGGCTGCCTGGGCGATCTCACGCTTGGCTCCCTCCAACGCCAACCGGATGTGCCTGGCGGCGGCCGCGCGCCGATCCTGGCTTGCGGTGCTCGTACACACGTTCTTGAGAAGCTGGATCAGGCTCCGCACGACGGTCGGCTCCTTCGCCCCGAACCGACGGATTTGTCCGGTGCTGAGCTGCAGGTAATCCGCAAAACCCGGGAACGGAATCGCCACACGCACCGTGCCCTGCTCGTCACGGTACAGCCGGTCGCCCAACCGTCGGCGAGCCAGAACGCAGAGGACTTCCGACAAGTGGTGCACGGCCTGGGTCGCTGTGTAGGGGTCGTTGATTGCCGAGGACAATGCTCTGTTACCGATATCGACCAAGCGGCGGATGCCGAAGGGAACATCTTGCAGCATCGTCCGCTCGAACCCGATCTGGACCGAGTCGCGGATTGCCTTTTCAAGTTCAGGATCAGGCGACGGATGATCGGCCGATGGGTGCCAAGCCCAAGCAATCGGCGTCCCGGCGATCACGTGATGCCCCACCGATTTGACAAGCCGAATAATCAGGTCCTTCTCCGTTGCAGTGTGGACGAGCGCTTGAGGGCTGACCTCTTGAATGTATCCGGAGCAGTGGGACGGTAGAGGAATGGCCCAGGCGGGTGGATCCGGGCAGCGCTCCTCAGATTCCGGACTGCCGATCTGGTCAGGGCAGAGGTCGTCAATAACTTGCAAGGTTTCGCGCACGATCATGCTCATGATCGTGTCGATCTGAATTGAGGAAGAAAGGTGGTGGATGAAGTAGATCAGTACGCCCAAGCTTGCCAATGCAAGCCCAAGCGATCCAGAGACGGCCAGCCGGGGCATGAACGCCGCCTCGTCGGGATTCTGGACTCCGACGGTATGTAGTCCTGCCGTGCTATATGCGAAGGCCCCCACGAAGACGCTCAGGACGAACTGCGTCCCCCGGTCTCGCATGAAATTGCGCAGCAACCGGGGGGAATACTGCCCCGAGGCGATCTGCAAGGCGATGATCGTCAGCGCAAACACCAGCCCGGTCACCGTGATCATCGTGGACGACACGACGATCAGCATTTGCCGAGCGTCTTCGGGCGTACCCTGGAAGACCAGCAATCGTAAAGGGGAGTTGTCGCCGATGGACACATGAGACAATACCGCACCCGCGACCAGGAAAATCACGACAGACACGGTCGGCATGACCCAGAGTGCGCTACGAAGATGATCCCACAAGATCCGACGCCGAATACGCACGCTCATATCGCGGCCTCCGATTGAGAGCGCTTCTACGTCATGAACGAGCAGCACCTTCGAGGTTGATGCGGACGGCGATCTCGGTAGTCCATGAAGCCGAGGCTCCAAGGTATTGATGCTGGAAGACAAACTAGCGGTATGATGAGCAACTAGTATAGCGAGATTGATCCGCACAAAGCAAAGTTCATGATCCCACGGGGGGCGAAAAACTCTGTGTTTCCATGTCTGTCCTTCTTGATTGGCCGGCCATGAAGGAGGATAATTCAGGAAAGGTAGGATGAGTCCATGCCTGTCCCGCGCGTTAGAACGGGGGCGTTTGCCGCCGGTATCGCTGCATTGATAGTTGGATTGCTTATCTTCCATCTTCCTACCGAAGTTGCGAAATCTTTTCTCTCGTTATTTCCTCAACCAATAGCGACAACGTTTGAGATGGAACACCTCATGTCGGCGGCACGGGAAAATGCCACCGCCCTCTCACCTCAGGCTATCGATGAACCGTCGTGGAAGCCCTTGGTGACTCGGGTCTTTAGCATGGCGTTGATCGGACTGCCCATTTGGTACCTTTTACAACGTCGTGAACGCGAAGAGGAACTCCAGCGACGCGATGAAGGCTGGGCGGCGCGCCTGCACGCGCGCAGTGAAGAGCTTATGGCCGTCAACAACGCGCTCGTCAGCGAGGTGTCGAAGCGAATTGATACCGAGCAATCGCTCGAAGCCAACCGGCGGGACCTTCACGTGCTTGCCTCGCAGCTTCTTCGCCTACAGGAGGACGAGCGACGGCGAATTTCGCGCGATCTGCATGACGACATCAATCAACGGTTGGCCCTCTTATCGATCGACATCGAAATGTTGGAACAGCAGCTCTCGCACGCTTCCGACGGTACCGTCAGAACGGTGCACGCCATTCAGACCCGCATTGTCGAACTTTCTGAAGATGTTCGCCGTCTCGCGTACCAGTTTCACCCATCCATCCTTGATGACCTTGGTTTATCCATTGCGCTCCGCCGCCTCGTCGATGATTTTCAGGCCCGTACTGGTCTCAGTGCCCGGTTTGTCTGCAAAGACATACCGAAACATTTGGCGCAAGACGTCGTCACCTGTTTGTACCGCTTGGCGCAAGAAGGCTTGACGAACATTTCCCGCCATGCCAGGGCAAAGAATGTTCGGGTTGAGCTGTGTCGATTACGAGACGGTCTTCAGCTTCTAGTGAGTGATGATGGAGTGGGATTTGACGTGAATCGTGACGACGGTCGGCGAGGAAGTCTCGGTCTATTGAGTATGAGGGAACGCGTTTCCTTGGTTGCCGGAACCTTCGATATCCAATCGGCTCCTGGAGAGGGAACACGTGTCTGTGCTTGGGTGCCGTTGAAACAGGAGCGTGCATGAGCAAGCCTCGTGTCCTCTTGGCGGATGATCATGCATTGGTGCTGGAAGGATTCAAAAAGCTGCTGGAAGAGCATTGTCAGGTCGTGGGCGCCGTAGAAGACGGCCGGTCTCTGCTGGATGCGGCGAAACGGTTGCGGCCGGATATCGTGGTGATGGATATTTCGATGCCGCAACTGAATGGTCTCGATGCGGCGCGCCGCTTGCGAAAAATAGTTCCCCAGGCTCGATTGATTTTTGTGACTGTCCATGCCGATCCGGACTACGTCAATCAAGCCTTCAAGGCCGGCGCATCAGCCTACCTGCTGAAACGGTCGGCCGGGTCCGAGCTGTCACAGGCGATAGATGCGGTGAAGAAGGGCAATTATTACGTCACTTCTTTGATTGCAAAGGATCTTGTTCAATCCGCAATCTCTGAAACGGAGCCGGATAGTGGCAGTCAGGATCGCTTGCCGGCGCGCCAGCGGGAAATCTTACAGCTAGTGGCCGAAGGGCTGACGCTGAAAGAAATCGCTTCAACGCTCGGTCTATCTCCAAAGACGGTCGAATATCACAAGGCAA is a genomic window containing:
- a CDS encoding B12-binding domain-containing radical SAM protein produces the protein MLVYLIHVRDPQFYALPAKTRATNGNIRVMGFPPIGIMSLSSVIKQAGHECVMFDQANPDTPNQVIIDQINREQPALVGLSFLSTTSYPYAKMLAREIRATNRAVKLAFGGVFASLNAPLVKLQCPEVDYVCRGDGEQLLLDLLANFENPQDVAGLTWMKNGQVVHNPNRSMERQLDQWPFPDRESLKLDYVESMPLDVPVVLSMRRFTTMQTSRGCPWPCIFCDIPIFNEGKWRARSPQHVVAELKYLEKLGYESVGFVDDHFLLQPKRIEAICNGIMEAKLSIRWGIEGRVDSVAQHLFPAMAKANCGAMMFGIESGSQKILDRLKKEQTLDQVTTAVKNAKKAGVEIVHGFFTVGNPDETIEDMEATFDFASALPLDTFGFNRLCVYRGTPLWQEYVKRGLVNESTDWFKYFKCSEIDPTCLSGETINRVRQAGIKKLFLYKLIHYPVQTFQLLRRFFRYMPVRDVVYLLLKPFMGQKKGATKAEVVSRLVEHADMKDAAAQLTQVADDMLHNVFEASRLERLRIQRAAESSRELPMVQTR
- a CDS encoding DUF2254 domain-containing protein, with the protein product MSVRIRRRILWDHLRSALWVMPTVSVVIFLVAGAVLSHVSIGDNSPLRLLVFQGTPEDARQMLIVVSSTMITVTGLVFALTIIALQIASGQYSPRLLRNFMRDRGTQFVLSVFVGAFAYSTAGLHTVGVQNPDEAAFMPRLAVSGSLGLALASLGVLIYFIHHLSSSIQIDTIMSMIVRETLQVIDDLCPDQIGSPESEERCPDPPAWAIPLPSHCSGYIQEVSPQALVHTATEKDLIIRLVKSVGHHVIAGTPIAWAWHPSADHPSPDPELEKAIRDSVQIGFERTMLQDVPFGIRRLVDIGNRALSSAINDPYTATQAVHHLSEVLCVLARRRLGDRLYRDEQGTVRVAIPFPGFADYLQLSTGQIRRFGAKEPTVVRSLIQLLKNVCTSTASQDRRAAAARHIRLALEGAKREIAQAADAESLLAYGDEVLRALAAGHPESARSSIHDSIL
- a CDS encoding sensor histidine kinase produces the protein MPVPRVRTGAFAAGIAALIVGLLIFHLPTEVAKSFLSLFPQPIATTFEMEHLMSAARENATALSPQAIDEPSWKPLVTRVFSMALIGLPIWYLLQRREREEELQRRDEGWAARLHARSEELMAVNNALVSEVSKRIDTEQSLEANRRDLHVLASQLLRLQEDERRRISRDLHDDINQRLALLSIDIEMLEQQLSHASDGTVRTVHAIQTRIVELSEDVRRLAYQFHPSILDDLGLSIALRRLVDDFQARTGLSARFVCKDIPKHLAQDVVTCLYRLAQEGLTNISRHARAKNVRVELCRLRDGLQLLVSDDGVGFDVNRDDGRRGSLGLLSMRERVSLVAGTFDIQSAPGEGTRVCAWVPLKQERA
- a CDS encoding response regulator transcription factor, with the translated sequence MSKPRVLLADDHALVLEGFKKLLEEHCQVVGAVEDGRSLLDAAKRLRPDIVVMDISMPQLNGLDAARRLRKIVPQARLIFVTVHADPDYVNQAFKAGASAYLLKRSAGSELSQAIDAVKKGNYYVTSLIAKDLVQSAISETEPDSGSQDRLPARQREILQLVAEGLTLKEIASTLGLSPKTVEYHKAKLMEQLRLHTTAELTKYALAHGLTPSSE